Part of the Urocitellus parryii isolate mUroPar1 chromosome 2, mUroPar1.hap1, whole genome shotgun sequence genome, attttattctttacctGTAGGAATAAACATTACTACACTGAGGAGCCAGTGTGATGCTGCTTCTCAGACTATTTCTGGTCACCACTTAGAAACCCGTGATTTAAAGATTATGGTTAGCTCTGGACAGCAGAAATTATTGGCTAAACCCTCATCTTCTTTAGTAAATGTTCTGGGACAGAAAGAACCACCTTCTGTGAAAACTTCAGTCACAACATCAATTTCAGAGCCTTGGATCCAAAGAAGTTTCTATAGGTCATCTAATGCTTCAGACAAAGGGAGTGATACCCAGAAAacgtttttttcttcttcttctcctgccTATTCATCTGAATCGGAATGCTCAAGTCCAAGTCCTGTTATTTTCTTAGATGAAGAGGGAtatcaaaaaagtttaaaagcaaaaCTTGAGCTGCCTAAAATTCCTGTGATGAAAGATGATGTGGAGGATTCAGACTCAGAAGTAAGTGAATTTTTTGATAGTTTTGATCAGTTTGATGAACTAGAACAAACTTCAGAGACTTCTTGTGTATTTATAAAAGATCCTGTCATAGGGAAGTCATCTCAGAAGAAAGGACATAAACATGAAAAGTCTTGTATGAATCCTCAGAAATTCAAGTTTGATTGTCCAGCTCTTCCAGCTAACGTTAGAAAACCAACTCCTCGTAAACCAGAATCTCCATATGGTAACCTGTGTGATACTCCAGATTCTCCTCGCCCTGTCAAGGCATCAGGGGAAGATAGTGGTTTGTTTAGCCCTATTCGATCCTCTGCTTTTAGTCCTCTTGGAAGCTGTACTCCTGCTGAATGTTTTTGTCAAACAGATATTGGTGGAGATAGGATTCATGAAAATCATGATTCTATTTATTACACCTATGAAGATTATGCAGATAACATTTCATGTGAAGTACTAGGCTCAGTTCTTCATGCCCAACATTCTGATTCAATGTCAAACGTTAATAGTACTGAAAGGGGAGAAAGTAAAACTGTGCCTTTTAAGCATGGAAGCCTTGATCATGAAggtaaacctaaaaataaatcttcaatgATTAAAGATAGCATTCAGAAATTTGCATCAGATCTTGTGGAAAAAAGTTTTGGCGGTGCATTTAAAGACTTACAGAAAGGAGTCTCTTCTTGTACCAATGTCTTGTGCCATTTAGCCATCAAATTGACATCATCTGTTTTTCAAAAGATGGCATTTAATGAACTAAGAAGGCAGCGTGCATTTTCGCTGAAAGAACGTGCCATTAGTGGCCTGGCCAGTTTTTTGGTGAATGAAGCCTTATCAAATGCCTTAAAAGATTTACAGTATGTAAAGAAGCAGATATTTACAAACACAGTTGCTAGGTTTGCTGCTGATCTTGCTGAAGAGCTTGTTTTTGAAGGCATCATGGAAGTGTGTCAGTTTTCATATTCTCCGACACCTACATCTCCACAGTGTCAGTCATTtgactttgaaaacaaaatagtgAAGTCATATGCAAAAGACTTGTCTGAGTCTGTAATACAGGAAGCATTCATTGAGCTATCACAAGTTGATGTGCCTTTCACAACAAAGGCAGCAGTTAGTTTATCTACAGATAACATCAAGTATGTTAGTGCAGAAAGTGTAGTACCATCAACACAGACCTTCACATTTTCCCCATCTTTTAACAATCAAGCAATTATGGTGACAAAACCAGTGCAGGAATATAAAAAGGAGTATACAGTGCAGCAGGCCTTGTTTTGCACTTCAGGAATTGTCACTTCCATACCAGTGCCCTTGGCAGGAAGTGCCCTTCTCCCATATCATATTTCCTCTACTTTATATCAGGCAAAGTCTGAACTGTCATCTGGTGAAAGTAATTTAAATGGTGATTCTATGCAAGCACATTttgctacaaaaaacaaagaagaagtaGCTTGcctcagaaatatttgtttaccTTCAGAACACAATCTGGGTGACCAGAATGATTGTAAACCAACTCATGATGATGCTGAAATACAAAGTTCCTCAAAATTAACAACTGATCCTGTGATTATTAGCAACTTCTCTGCAGCAATGGTGCATACAATAGTAAATGAAACTTTAGAGTCAATGACATCATTTGATGTTTCAAAAGCAATTGATGAACACACGGATTATTTAACTGAAACAATGAAGGGAAAAATCTCTCCTTTTTCCCACTGTGATCAAGCAACCCAACAGAGTGAAGTTAACCATAAGGATGTGTTTGCCGAACAGTTGTCTAAATCTATTATTAAACATTCCATAGATAAAAGCAAATCAATGATCCCAAATGTAGATAAAAATGTAGTACATAAGGAAGGCTTGATTGTTCCAGAAGAAGAATCAAAGTTAACCTTAGAAAAGTTCTCCAAATGTCTTGAGGTTCAAGATCACTTATCTCACTGTTCAGTTTCAGTTGGAAAGGATTGTGTTCCAGAATATAAAGATTCTGAGGCTCATGGATTTTCTTCAGTAGCTCTAACACCTTGTACAATAATGGCAAGTCAGAAACCTGATATGAAGGAACCTGCCAGGGATAAACCAGTAAAAAAGCATAATTCGAATAATACAGCACTTGAAGCCTTTTCTTTTGGACAGGAAAGCCCTTTTCACAACTCACAAAGTTTCTCTTCTACAGTCCTTACCTGTGCAGATGGTTTGCATGTTGAAGATAAACAGAAAATCAGAGACAGAAATGTAACACCTGATACTCCTCCATCAACTCCTCTGGTACCATCTCAGGCTAGTTCTGAGTGGGATATCAAGAAGTTAACCAAAAAGCTCAAGGGGGAATTAGCCAAAGAATTTGCACCGGCTACACCACCTTCTACACCTCACAACTCATCTGTTTGTAGTTTGTCTGAAAGTGAACAAAATactatagaaaaagaagagttcaTGTTGAAACTCATGCGATCTCTTTCAGAAGAAGTTGAAAGTAGTGAAGGTGAAGAGCATCCAGAAATGGATGTGAAGTCAGAGCACTCAGGGAAGAAAGTCCAGTTTGCAGAAGCATTAGCTACCCACATCATTTCTCTTGCAACTGAAATGGCAGCCTCTCATTTGGATCATAAAATAACTCAAGAACCTGAGGGTCAAAGTCCTTGCTTAAATTTACAGAGTCAACAAATTATATCACCTACTCTTTTAAGTCATTCAGATGCAGATTTACAGACCTGCAATTTTGCAGGTGATATGGCAGCAGAGGTCATTGCAGAAGCTGAGAAAATAGCAAAAGTTAGAAGTTGTGTATTTTTCAGACAGAAGAAGAATAGTTGTCATATTGATGGAGACCAAGATTATAAATTGGAAGAGAAGTTG contains:
- the Akap11 gene encoding A-kinase anchor protein 11 — translated: MATFQSFRNSHMKTRASVRKSFSDDVFQSVKSLLQSEKELCSISGEDCLKQNEHANLTEVTFLGFNEETDAAHIQDLAAVSLELPDLLNSLHFCSLNENEIICMKDINKSSDISSGLLNQSHHSGMLCVMRVSPTLPRLRIDFIFSLLSKYATGIRYTLDTYLHQKRQLETTNEDDDDTNQSVSSIEDDFVTAFEQLEEEETSKLYNDGINITTLRSQCDAASQTISGHHLETRDLKIMVSSGQQKLLAKPSSSLVNVLGQKEPPSVKTSVTTSISEPWIQRSFYRSSNASDKGSDTQKTFFSSSSPAYSSESECSSPSPVIFLDEEGYQKSLKAKLELPKIPVMKDDVEDSDSEVSEFFDSFDQFDELEQTSETSCVFIKDPVIGKSSQKKGHKHEKSCMNPQKFKFDCPALPANVRKPTPRKPESPYGNLCDTPDSPRPVKASGEDSGLFSPIRSSAFSPLGSCTPAECFCQTDIGGDRIHENHDSIYYTYEDYADNISCEVLGSVLHAQHSDSMSNVNSTERGESKTVPFKHGSLDHEGKPKNKSSMIKDSIQKFASDLVEKSFGGAFKDLQKGVSSCTNVLCHLAIKLTSSVFQKMAFNELRRQRAFSLKERAISGLASFLVNEALSNALKDLQYVKKQIFTNTVARFAADLAEELVFEGIMEVCQFSYSPTPTSPQCQSFDFENKIVKSYAKDLSESVIQEAFIELSQVDVPFTTKAAVSLSTDNIKYVSAESVVPSTQTFTFSPSFNNQAIMVTKPVQEYKKEYTVQQALFCTSGIVTSIPVPLAGSALLPYHISSTLYQAKSELSSGESNLNGDSMQAHFATKNKEEVACLRNICLPSEHNLGDQNDCKPTHDDAEIQSSSKLTTDPVIISNFSAAMVHTIVNETLESMTSFDVSKAIDEHTDYLTETMKGKISPFSHCDQATQQSEVNHKDVFAEQLSKSIIKHSIDKSKSMIPNVDKNVVHKEGLIVPEEESKLTLEKFSKCLEVQDHLSHCSVSVGKDCVPEYKDSEAHGFSSVALTPCTIMASQKPDMKEPARDKPVKKHNSNNTALEAFSFGQESPFHNSQSFSSTVLTCADGLHVEDKQKIRDRNVTPDTPPSTPLVPSQASSEWDIKKLTKKLKGELAKEFAPATPPSTPHNSSVCSLSESEQNTIEKEEFMLKLMRSLSEEVESSEGEEHPEMDVKSEHSGKKVQFAEALATHIISLATEMAASHLDHKITQEPEGQSPCLNLQSQQIISPTLLSHSDADLQTCNFAGDMAAEVIAEAEKIAKVRSCVFFRQKKNSCHIDGDQDYKLEEKLETEVLAHPREADSFILSLPPTSYMPGLTYKYPSCESVTDEYAAHVIQILKQEGGNGELIMDQYANRLAYRSVKSGLHEAAKTAKMKYNSKMFPLQSSQWKTSNELLIFSNKEYHEEVDKKLQRKKNGGHLCKNQSCERTQDTCRNEHSELCSFSACLAHSITRDVKKELIAPTIDMPKSSTDSCLFEKSGCIEDTEYLTESEFPRSLQPSSQNHGFYHSTDSLSGHGCGENIVQAIEQYAKKVVDDTLELSLGSTVFQVSETARSADRITYAEKLSPLINQACRYCDLKELHDCTGNSSQQFSKQGSYATNKPVSNTKFSNIYRKSRIFHLDVPQIHVNLDKKTVLAEKIVAEAIEKAERELSNTSLAADSGIGQDGISFAESLTTEIMTSAMTNVGHAVSSSKEIEDFQSIESFGSQQMNLSIGDDSTGSWSNLSFEDEHQDESSSFHHLSESNGNSSSWSSLGLEGDLYEDNLSFPTSDSDGEDEKDEDHEDNVEGLEQDGKILLITNIDMEPCTVDPQLRIILQWLVASEAEVSELYYHDSSKKEFVLLSKRLQEKGWKVGDVLQAVFKYYEVVEKASTEERCKSLFDWLLENA